The genomic stretch AGACGACCCTGGCGTACATCATCGCCGAGGAGATGGGCTCCGAGGTCAAGAGCACGTCCGGCCCGGCGCTCGACAAGCCCGCCAACATCGCGGGCCTGCTGACGAACCTCAACGAGGGCGACGTGCTGTTCATCGACGAGATCCACCGGCTGTCGCCGGTCGTGGAGGAGTACCTGTACTCGGCGATGGAGGACTATGCGATCGACATCCTGATCGACTCCGGGCCGTCGGCGCGGAGCGTCCGGATCGCGCTGCCGCCGTTCACGTTGATCGGCGCGACGACGCGGAAGGGCCTCCTCACGGCGCCGCTGCGCGCCCGCTTCGGGGTCGACTTCCGGTACGACTACTACGACGTGGACACGCTCCACAGCATCGTGCTCCGCAGTTCGGGCCTGATGGGCGTCGAGATCGACGACGAGGGCGCCTACGAGATCGCGCGCCGCAGCCGCGGCACGCCGCGCATCGCCAACAAGCTCCTCCGCCGGACGCGCGACTTCGCCGAGGTGGAGACCGATGCAGGGCCGGGCGACGGACGCATCTCCCGCCGCGTGGCGGACCACGCGCTCAACGCGCTCGACGTGGACGAGGCGGGGCTCGACGAGATGGACGCCCGCATCCTGCTCGCGCTCATGGAGAAGTTCGACGGCGGGCCGGTGGGCGTGAGCACCATCGCGGTCGCCGTCGGGGAGGACGCCGGGACGGTGGAGGAGGTCTACGAGCCGTACCTGATCCAGGAGGGCTTCATGGCGCGGACGCCGCGGGGCCGCGTCGCGACCCGACGGGCCTACGACCACTTCGACGTGGCGCCGCCGCTCAAGCAGTCCGACATCTTCGACGAACTGATCGGCTGATCCGCTCGCCTCGGTCCGGTGGCGGGCCGAGGCGGAGTCGCCGGAAGAGGGGAGGCGGGGCGCACGGGCGTGGTGTTGCTTGCGGTCCGTCCAGGCCCGGTCATGCGCGCGCTTCTCCTGCTCCTCCTTCCGCTGGCGGTCGCGGCCCAGCCGGTCCAGCCGTTCACCGAGGCGGCGCGGGAGGGGCGCGACCTGTGTGTCGAGCGTGCCGCCGAGCGCGTGTGCTGGCGGTCGGTGGGGGCGGACGGCGACGGGCGGATCGAGGTCCGACGAAGCGATGGGGTGGTCGGTTGGGCTACCGAGTCGCTGAGCGCACAGTCCGACCTCCGCGCGTTCCGGGTCCGTCTCGGGGACGGCGCGGGGCTGGTGGTCGCGCTGCGGACGGCGGTTTCGAACGGGATCGCCGTGGAGACGTGGACGCTGGCCGTCCTCCCGGACGAGGCCTCGGCGCCGACGGTCCGCTTCGAGGCACGCGACATCGGGGGCGAGGGGGCGCCGTTCGCGACGTGGCGCGGCGAGACGGTTTACTGGGCCACCGACTGGCAGGACGCTGAGGACCCGAGCGGGCGCCGGGGGAGAGGCTTCTACTTCGTCGGGCGCCCATTCACCCTCGGCCATGACGGGCTCGTCCCTGTCACGAGCCTGCCGATCCGCTCGCGTCGGATGCTCTACGACTTCCGCCAGGAGCGCGGCGGGCCGGTCGCGTGGCTGGCGGACCGTCGGGCCGAGACGCGCCGACAGGACCCGTTCTGGGGCGGTCGGCCGGAGGGGGTGCCCGGCGAGGTCGTCGCGGTAGGGGAGGGGGATGCCTACGCCTACTCGCTCACGGTGCGCCTCGGGCGGGCGTCGCGGACGGTCACCGTTGGCGGGCTCGACGGTGTCCGGCTGGGGGATGGGGCCACGGGGCGGCTCTTCCCGGCGGTCTACCGCCCGGCGGACCTCGTCGGGCAGCGCGTGCGCGTGGCCGAG from Rubrivirga sp. SAORIC476 encodes the following:
- the ruvB gene encoding Holliday junction branch migration DNA helicase RuvB codes for the protein MTSAPRDASAPTSAPDADLEKALRPRALDDFIGQQKIKENLRVFITAALQRGEALDHVILSGPPGLGKTTLAYIIAEEMGSEVKSTSGPALDKPANIAGLLTNLNEGDVLFIDEIHRLSPVVEEYLYSAMEDYAIDILIDSGPSARSVRIALPPFTLIGATTRKGLLTAPLRARFGVDFRYDYYDVDTLHSIVLRSSGLMGVEIDDEGAYEIARRSRGTPRIANKLLRRTRDFAEVETDAGPGDGRISRRVADHALNALDVDEAGLDEMDARILLALMEKFDGGPVGVSTIAVAVGEDAGTVEEVYEPYLIQEGFMARTPRGRVATRRAYDHFDVAPPLKQSDIFDELIG